In Drosophila innubila isolate TH190305 chromosome 2R unlocalized genomic scaffold, UK_Dinn_1.0 1_C_2R, whole genome shotgun sequence, the following are encoded in one genomic region:
- the LOC117782838 gene encoding acetyl-CoA carboxylase isoform X2 — MEKNNSSVIAATATTSTSAINSTKNSTDLQQQQQQRYPKSCIKKVKFSSESLKSSEVDGLCEQLKDNVLTDLSNFNINNNNNNNIDIKYNNKMSEQEATTTATAETETDGERPSFLVGDEIEEKEAIEAGEAGDEFPQKMQSDVRQNGDIAERRKRLRPSMSRGTGLGQERDQYRDFHIATTEEFVKRFGGTRVINRVLIANNGIAAVKCMRSIRRWSYEMFKNERAVRFVVMVTPEDLKANAEYIKMADHYVPVPGGSNNNNYANVELIVDIALRTQVQAVWAGWGHASENPKLPELLHKEGLVFLGPPERAMWALGDKVASSIVAQTAEIPTLPWSGSDLKAQYSGKKIKISSELFGRGCVNNVEQGLAAVSKIGFPVMIKASEGGGGKGIRRVDTAEEFPALFRQVQAEVPGSPIFVMKLASGARHLEVQLLADQYGNAISLFGRDCSIQRRHQKIIEEAPAIVAQPEVFEDMEKAAVRLAKMVGYVSAGTVEYLYDQEGNYFFLELNPRLQVEHPCTEMVADVNLPACQLQIGMGIPLYRLKDIRLLYGESPWGSSVIDFENPPNKPRPSGHVIAARITSENPDEGFKPSSGTVQELNFRSSKNVWGYFSVAASGGLHEFADSQFGHCFSWGENRQQARENLVIALKELSIRGDFRTTVEYLITLLETNRFLDNTIDTAWLDALIAERMQSEKPDILLGVMCGSLHIADRQITESFSSFQTSLEKGQIQAANTLTNVVDVELINGGIRYKVQAAKSGHNSYFLLMNNSFKEIEVHRLSDGGLLISLEGASYTTYMKEEVDRYRIVIGNQTCVFEKENDPSLLRSPSAGKLINMIVEDGAHVGRGQAYAEIEVMKMVMTLTSTEAGTVTYVRRPGAVLDAGSLLGHLELDDPSLVTKAQPCKSQFPQPENAPVPEKLNRVHNTYKSILENTLAGYCLPEPFNAQRLRDIIEKFMQSLRDPSLPLLELQEVIASISGRIPLSVEKKIRKLMTLYERNITSVLAQFPSQQIASVIDSHAATLQKRSDRDVFFLTTQSIVQLVQRYRNGIRGRMKAAVHELLRQYYDVESQFQHGHYDKCVGLVREHNKDDMLTVVNTIFSHSQVAKKNLLVTLLIDHLWANEPGLTDELANTLSELTSLNRAEHSRVALRSRQVLIAAHQPAYELRHNQMESIFLSAVDMYGHDFHPENLQRLILSETSIFDILHDFFYHSNRAVCNAALEVYVRRAYTSYELTCLQHLELSGGLPLVHFQFLLPTAHPNRLFSRMSSPEGLDHVVAESLGSSFVRTGAIAAFDSFEHFEMYSDEILDLLEDFVSPALVSAKVLEAVEAADSISDGRHSTSINVSLSDPITRANAAEEAKSTEPIHIISVAVRETGEMDDVQMSQIFGNYCREHNEELFQRRIRRITFAALKKRQFPKFFTYRARDKFEEDRIYRHLEPASAFHLELNRMKTYDLEALPTANQKMHLYLGRAKVSKGQEVTDYRFFIRSIIRHSDLITKEASFEYLQNEGERVLLEAMDELEVAFSHPHAKRTDCNHIFLNFVPTVIMDPAKIEESVTKMIMRYGPRLWKLRVLQAELKMVIRQSPQSATQAVRLCIANDSGYFLDISMYTEQTEPETGIIKFKAYGEKQGSLHGHPISTPYMTKDFLQQKRFQAQSNGTTYVYDVPDMFRQMTERHWKEFSKARPTVDIRIPDKILLECKELVLEGDSLVEMQRLPGENNCGMVAWRIVLATPEYPAGREIIVIANDLTYLIGSFGIKEDVLFAKASQLARQLKVPRIYISVNSGARIGLAEEVKAMFRIAWEDPEEPDKGFKYLYLSTEDYANVANLNSVRAILIEDEGEQRYKITDIIGKDDGLGVENLRYAGLIAGETSQAYEEIVTIAMVTCRTIGIGSYVVRLGQRVIQIDNSHIILTGYAALNKLLGRKVYASNNQLGGVQIMYNNGVTHKTEAIDLDGVYTILDWLSYIPAYIGCDLPIILPSDRVDRPVDFMPTKSPYDPRWMLAGRVNPVNANDWENGFFDRDSWSEIMAPWAKTVVTGRARLGGVPVGVIAVETRTVEVEMPADPANLDSEAKTLQQAGQVWYPDSSYKTAQAIKDFGREELPLIVFANWRGFSGGMKDMYEQIVKFGAYIVDGLREYKKPVLIYLPPNAELRGGAWAVLDSLINPRYMETYADPEARGGVLEPEGIVEIKYKEKDLIKTIHRLDATTIGLKREHDEAMAAGDKVRAAQLDEKIKARIAILMHVYHTVAVHFADLHDTPERMLEKECISEIVPWRESRRWLYWRLRRLLLEDAYIKKILRAQDNLSVGQAKQMLRRWLVEDKGATEAYLWDKNEEMVSWYQEQTNTESIVSRNVNSVKRDAIISTISKMLEDCPDVALDAVVGLCQGLTPVNRGVVVRTLAQMQLNEESSANTQG, encoded by the exons ATGGAGAAAA ACAACTCCAGTGTTATTGcggctacagcaacaacatcgacgTCAGCGATAAATTCAACCAAAAATAGCACGGatcttcaacaacaacaacaacagcgttaTCCAAAGTCGTGCAtcaaaaaagtgaaattctCAAGTGAGAGTCTTAAATCATCAGAAGTTGATGGTCTCTGTGAGCAATTGAAGGATAACGTTTTAACCGATTTGAGCAATttcaacattaacaacaataacaacaataatattgatatcaaatacaacaacaaaatgagcGAACaggaggcaacaacaactgcaacagcggaaacggaaacagATGGGGAACGTCCCAGTTTTTTG GTCGGCGACGAAATCGAAGAAAAGGAGGCCATCGAAGCTGGTGAAGCTGGCGATGAATTCCCGCAGAAAATGCAAAGCGATGTTCGTCAAAACGGCGATATTGCGGAACGGCGCAAGCGTCTGAG ACCCAGCATGTCTCGCGGCACGGGGCTCGGACAGGAGCGGGATCAATATCGGGATTTTCATATTGCCACCACGGAGGAGTTCGTGAAACGCTTCGGAGGCACCCGAGTGATAAATCGTGTGCTCATTGCCAACAATGGCATTGCGGCGGTCAAGTGCATGCGTTCCATCCGTCGTTGGTCCTACGAGATGTTCAAGAACGAACGTGCCGTTCGTTTTGTGGTGATGGTAACGCCCGAGGATCTGAAGGCCAATGCCGAGTACATTAAAATGGCCGATCACTATGTTCCAGTTCCCGGTGGatcgaacaacaacaactatgccAATGTTGAGCTCATTGTCGATATCGCACTTCGCACTCAAGTGCAG GCTGTCTGGGCAGGTTGGGGTCATGCCTCGGAGAATCCAAAGTTGCCGGAGCTGCTGCACAAGGAGGGACTCGTGTTTCTGGGTCCTCCCGAGCGTGCCATGTGGGCATTGGGTGACAAGGTGGCCTCCTCGATTGTGGCCCAGACGGCGGAGATACCAACATTGCCCTGGTCTGGCTCAGACCTGAAAGCGCAATACAGTGGCAAGAAGATAAAAATATCCAGTGAACTCTTTGGACGCGGTTGTGTCAACAATGTGGAACAGGGATTAGCTGCGGTCAGCAAGATTG GTTTCCCTGTGATGATCAAGGCCTCGGAGGGAGGCGGTGGCAAGGGCATACGTCGTGTGGACACGGCGGAGGAGTTTCCCGCGCTTTTCCGACAGGTGCAGGCCGAGGTGCCCGGCTCCCCGATCTTTGTGATGAAGCTGGCGAGTGGAGCACGTCACTTGGAGGTGCAACTGCTGGCGGATCAATATGGCAATGCCATCAGTTTGTTTGGACGCGATTGTTCAATCCAGCGGCGTCATCAGAAGATCATTGAGGAGGCGCCCGCAATTGTGGCACAGCCCGAGGTCTTTGAGGACATGGAGAAGGCTGCAGTGCGTCTGGCCAAGATGGTGGGCTATGTGAGCGCCGGCACTGTGGAGTATCTGTATGACCAGGAGGGTAATTACTTCTTTCTCGAGCTGAATCCACGTCTCCAGGTGGAGCATCCTTGCACGGAAATGGTTGCCGATGTCAATCTGCCCGCCTGTCAGCTCCAGATTGGCATGGGAATCCCTCTGTATCGCCTCAAGGATATCCGCCTGTTATATGGCGAATCCCCTTGGGGTTCTTCCGTCATTGACTTTGAGAATCCACCGAACAAGCCACGCCCATCCGGTCATGTGATTGCCGCCCGCATCACCTCGGAGAATCCCGACGAGGGATTCAAACCCAGCTCCGGCACCGTCCAGGAGCTCAACTTCCGGTCCAGCAAGAATGTCTGGGGCTACTTTAGTGTGGCGGCCTCTGGAGGATTACATGAGTTTGCCGACTCGCAGTTCGGACATTGCTTCTCCTGGGGAGAGAATCGTCAGCAGGCGCGAGAGAATCTGGTGATTGCCCTCAAGGAGCTATCGATTCGTGGTGATTTCCGTACCACGGTCGAGTATCTGATCACATTGCTGGAGACGAATCGATTTCTGGACAACACCATTGACACCGCCTGGTTGGATGCCCTAATTGCCGAGCGTATGCAGTCGGAGAAGCCGGATATACTCCTCGGGGTCATGTGTGGATCGTTGCACATTGCGGACCGTCAGATTACCGAGTCATTCTCCAGTTTCCAGACCTCACTCGAGAAGGGACAGATCCAGGCAGCCAATACCTTGACCAATGTGGTGGATGTGGAGCTAATCAATGGCGGGATTAGGTACAAAGTCCAGGCAGCAAAGAGTGGACACAATTCCTACTTTCTGTTGATGAACAATTCGTTCAAGGAGATTGAGGTGCATCGTCTGTCGGACGGAGGACTCCTCATCTCACTGGAGGGCGCCTCGTACACCACCTACATGAAGGAGGAGGTGGATCGCTATCGCATTGTCATTGGCAATCAGACCTGTGTGTTTGAGAAGGAGAATGATCCCTCGTTGTTGCGTAGTCCCTCGGCGGGCAAGCTCATCAACATGATTGTCGAGGATGGTGCACATGTGGGCAGGGGTCAGGCTTATGCCGAGATTGAGGTCATGAAGATGGTGATGACACTAACTTCCACGGAAGCCGGTACTGTCACCTATGTGCGTCGTCCTGGAGCTGTGCTGGATGCGGGTTCACTGCTTGGCCACCTGGAACTGGATGATCCGTCGCTGGTAACCAAGGCTCAGCCTTGCAAGAGTCAATTCCCGCAGCCGGAGAATGCACCCGTGCCGGAGAAGCTCAACCGTGTGCACAACACGTACAAGAGCATTCTGGAGAACACCTTGGCGGGCTATTGTCTCCCGGAACCATTTAATGCTCAACGCTTACGTGACATTATTGAGAAGTTCATGCAGAGTCTGAGAGAtccgtcgctgccgctgctcgAGCTGCAGGAGGTGATTGCCTCGATCTCGGGCAGAATCCCGCTGTCCGTGGAGAAGAAGATCCGCAAACTGATGACACTCTATGAGCGCAACATTACCAGTGTGCTGGCCCAGTTCCCCTCCCAGCAGATCGCCAGTGTGATCGATAGCCATGCGGCCACGTTGCAGAAGCGTTCCGATCGCGATGTCTTCTTCCTGACCACCCAGAGCATTGTCCAGCTGGTGCAGCGCTATAGGAACGGCATCCGTGGCAGGATGAAGGCGGCGGTTCATGAGCTACTGCGTCAATACTACGATGTGGAATCCCAGTTCCAGCATGGACACTACGACAAGTGTGTGGGACTTGTGCGAGAGCACAACAAGGATGACATGTTGACCGTGGTCAACACAATATTCTCGCATTCGCAGGTGGCCAAAAAGAATCTCTTGGTCACGCTGCTCATCGATCATCTGTGGGCCAATGAGCCGGGACTAACCGATGAGCTGGCCAACACACTGAGTGAACTGACCTCCCTCAATCGGGCGGAGCATTCCCGTGTCGCACTGAGATCTCGCCAGGTCTTGATCGCCGCCCATCAGCCGGCTTATGAGTTGCGACACAATCAAATGGAATCCATCTTCCTCTCGGCTGTGGATATGTATGGTCACGATTTCCATCCGGAGAATCTACAGCGATTGATTCTGTCGGAGACCTCGATCTTTGACATCCTTCATGACTTCTTCTATCACTCGAATCGCGCCGTTTGCAATGCCGCCTTGGAGGTCTATGTGAGACGTGCCTACACCTCCTATGAGCTGACCTGTCTGCAGCATCTGGAGCTATCTGGCGGTCTACCTTTGGTCCACTTTCAATTCCTGCTCCCCACGGCGCATCCCAATCGTCTGTTCTCCCGCATGAGCTCTCCGGAGGGATTGGATCATGTGGTGGCCGAGTCTCTGGGCAGTTCCTTTGTGCGAACTGGCGCCATTGCCGCCTTTGATTCCTTTGAGCACTTTGAAATGTACTCGGATGAGATACTCGATCTTCTGGAGGATTTCGTGTCGCCGGCTTTGGTCAGTGCCAAGGTCTTGGAGGCTGTCGAGGCTGCGGATTCCATCTCGGATGGCCGGCACAGTACGTCCATCAATGTCTCATTGTCGGATCCCATTACCCGGGCCAATGCCGCGGAGGAGGCCAAATCCACGGAACCCATTCACATCATTAGTGTCGCTGTGCGGGAGACGGGAGAAATGGATGATGTCCAGATGTCACAGATCTTTGGCAACTATTGCCGGGAGCACAACGAGGAGCTCTTCCAGCGTCGCATCCGTCGGATTACGTTTGCCGCCTTGAAGAAGCGTCAATTCCCCAAATTCTTTACGTATCGGGCGCGAGATAAATTCGAGGAGGATCGCATCTATCGCCATCTGGAGCCGGCATCTGCCTTCCACTTGGAGCTGAATCGCATGAAGACCTATGATCTGGAGGCGTTGCCCACGGCGAATCAAAAGATGCATCTGTATCTGGGCAGAGCCAAGGTATCCAAGGGTCAAGAGGTCACCGACTATCGTTTCTTTATACGTTCCATCATCCGTCACTCGGATCTGATCACCAAGGAGGCATCCTTTGAGTATCTGCAGAACGAGGGTGAACGTGTGCTGCTCGAGGCCATGGATGAACTGGAGGTGGCCTTCTCGCATCCTCATGCCAAGCGCACCGATTGCAATCACATCTTCCTCAACTTTGTGCCCACTGTGATTATGGATCCGGCGAAGATCGAGGAATCCGTCACCAAGATGATCATGCGTTATGGTCCACGTTTGTGGAAACTGCGTGTGCTCCAAGCGGAGCTTAAGATGGTCATCCGACAGTCGCCACAGTCAGCCACACAGGCGGTGCGTCTCTGCATTGCCAACGACTCGGGTTACTTCCTGGACATCTCCATGTACACGGAGCAAACGGAACCCGAAACGGGCATT ATCAAATTCAAGGCCTATGGCGAGAAGCAGGGATCTCTACATGGTCATCCCATATCCACGCCGTACATGACCAAGGATTTCCTGCAGCAGAAGCGCTTCCAGGCGCAATCCAATGGCACCACCTATGTCTACGATGTGCCCGACATGTTCCGCCAGATGACGGAGCGTCATTGGAAGGAGTTCTCCAAGGCGCGTCCCACGGTGGATATACGCATTCCCGACAAGATCCTGTTGGAGTGCAAGGAGCTGGTGCTCGAGGGTGACAGTCTGGTTGAGATGCAGCGCCTTCCAGGCGAGAATAAT TGCGGCATGGTTGCCTGGCGCATTGTGCTGGCCACGCCGGAGTATCCAGCTGGACGTGAGATCATTGTGATTGCCAATGATTTGACCTATCTAATTGGTTCCTTTGGCATCAAGGAGGATGTGCTCTTTGCCAAGGCATCACAATTGGCCAGACAGCTCAAAGTACCCAGA atctACATCTCTGTGAACAGTGGCGCAAGGATTGGACTCGCTGAGGAGGTGAAAGCCATGTTTAGAATAGCCTGGGAGGATCCCGAGGAGCCAGACAAGGGCTTCAAGTATCTGTATTTGTCTACTGAGGATTATGCCAACGTGGCCAATCTGAATTCGGTGCGTGCCATTCTGATTGAGGATGAGGGCGAGCAGCGTTACAAGATCACGGATATAATTGGCAAGGATGATGGCTTGGGTGTGGAGAATCTACGTTATGCTGGCCTCATTGCTGGTGAAACCTCACAGGCCTACGAGGAGATTGTCACCATTGCCATGGTCACCTGTCGCACCATTGGCATTGGTTCCTACGTTGTGCGTCTGGGACAACGTGTCATCCAGATTGATAATTCCCATATTATACTCACGGGTTATGCCGCTTTGAATAAG TTGCTGGGTCGCAAGGTTTACGCCTCCAATAATCAGCTGGGCGGCGTCCAGATCATGTACAACAATGGCGTCACCCACAAAACTGAGGCCATTGACTTGGACGGTGTCTACACAATACTCGACTGGTTATCGTACATTCCCGCCTATATTGGCTGCGATCTGCCCATAATCCTGCCCAGCGATCGTGTCGATCGTCCTGTTGACTTTATGCCCACCAAATCTCCATATGATCCACGCTGGATGCTCGCTGGACGTGTCAATCCCGTGAATGCCAATGATTGGGAGAACGGCTTCTTTGATCGCGACTCTTGGAGCGAGATCATGGCGCCCTGGGCCAAAACTGTTGTCACGGGACGTGCTCGTCTGGGAGGCGTGCCCGTTGGCGTTATTGCCGTGGAAACACGCACCGTGGAGGTGGAAATGCCCGCGGATCCGGCCAATCTCGATTCGGAGGCCAAGACGTTGCAGCAGGCGGGTCAAGTCTGGTATCCGGATTCATCGTACAAGACGGCACAGGCCATCAAAGATTTCGGACGGGAGGAGTTGCCATTGATTGTGTTTGCCAACTGGCGTGGCTTCTCTGGCGGCATGAAGGACATGTACGAGCAGATCGTCAAATTTGGCGCCTACATTGTCGACGGATTGCGAGAGTACAAGAAACCGGTGCTCATCTATTTGCCACCCAATGCGGAGCTACGTGGTGGCGCCTGGGCTGTGCTTGATTCCCTCATAAATCCCCGTTACATGGAAACCTATGCCGATCCAGAGGCACGTGGCGGAGTCCTCGAACCCGAGGGCATTGTCGAGATCAAGTACAAAGAGAAGGATCTCATCAAGACAATCCATCGGCTGGACGCGACGACAATTGGG CTGAAACGTGAGCATGATGAAGCTATGGCCGCTGGCGATAAGGTGCGAGCAGCGCAGCTGGATGAGAAGATTAAGGCCCGCATCGCCATATTGATGCATGTGTATCACACGGTCGCCGTTCACTTTGCCGATCTGCATGACACGCCCGAGCGCATGCTGGAAAAGGAATGCATCAGTGAGATTGTGCCCTGGCGTGA